Proteins encoded within one genomic window of Triticum aestivum cultivar Chinese Spring chromosome 2D, IWGSC CS RefSeq v2.1, whole genome shotgun sequence:
- the LOC123053279 gene encoding G-type lectin S-receptor-like serine/threonine-protein kinase At2g19130, producing MPNPIIVVAYGLLLLLPLRNPTCRAATDTISAGQVLAGKDTLVSSNGKFALGFFQPNSKSSRHASNWYLGVWFNTVPKFTPAWVANGDKPVTLPELAISGDGNLVIIDQSTKSIIWSTQANTTANSTRAMLLKTGNLVLQSTSNSSHVLWQSFDYPTDTHLAGAKLGRDKVTGLNRRLVSRKNMIDPAPGMYVYELHEKNGSAWFSLAALNSSIPYWSSGEWNGHYFGSIPEMSGRQLIDFTFVNNEQEVYFTYTLLDDATIMRFALNNSGQVKILLWVERAQDWVPAHTNPNDHCDVYGICGPFTICDEDKLPYCSCMEGFSIRSPDDWELEDRTGGCMRNAQLDCRINDNTSMQDRFYSLPCVGLPDNGRKIGDATNVAGCAQVCLRNCNCTAYSYGYNGCFVWDDELTNVKQQRCGDIGNNKQATLYLRLADKEVKRLGRNRRRIIIGSAVGASVALFGLLSLFFLLMTRRMCAHRMKNLQGDGGIIMFRYADLQRATKNFSEKLGTGGFGSVFKGVLNDSSAIAVKRLDGARQGEKQFRAEVRSIGTIQHINLVKLIGFCTEGDRRLIVYEHMQNRSLDAHLFHSNATGLKWSIRYQIAIGVARGLAYLHDSCRDCIIHCDIKPENILLDASFAPKIADFGMAKFLGRDFSRVLTTMRGTIGYLAPEWLSGTLITAKVDVYSYGMVLLEIVSGKRNSGTQCTTDDDDVYFPVQVVNKLLQGGAGSLMDSNLHDDVHLDQVERALKVACWCIQDHEFDRPTMGEVVQYLEGFLEVNIPPMPRLLEAIAGSAHSKSDWYLDQASQEGGLKDDGGSAPHHAAHP from the exons ATGCCGAACCCGATCATCGTCGTCGCCTAcggcctcctcctgctcctcccccTGCGCAATCCCACCTGTCGTGCCGCGACGGACACCATCTCAGCTGGGCAGGTACTCGCCGGCAAGGACACGCTCGTCTCCAGCAACGGCAAGTTCGCACTGGGCTTCTTCCAACCGAACAGTAAGTCCTCGCGCCATGCTTCCAACTGGTACCTGGGCGTATGGTTCAACACAGTCCCAAAGTTCACTCCGGCGTGGGTGGCCAACGGAGATAAGCCTGTCACTTTGCCGGAGCTCGCAATCTCCGGCGACGGAAACCTAGTCATCATAGACCAGAGCACCAAGTCCATCATCTGGTCTACCCAGGCCAACACCACAGCAAACAGCACTAGAGCCATGCTACTGAAAACCGGTAACCTCGTCCTGCAAAGCACCTCAAACTCTTCCCATGTCTTGTGGCAAAGCTTTGACTACCCGACGGATACTCATCTCGCCGGCGCAAAGCTTGGCCGAGACAAGGTCACCGGCCTGAACCGCCGTCTTGTCTCCAGAAAGAACATGATAGACCCTGCTCCTGGGATGTATGTTTATGAGTTGCACGAGAAGAACGGTTCTGCCTGGTTCAGTCTTGCAGCACTCAACTCGTCCATACCATACTGGTCGAGTGGAGAATGGAACGGGCACTACTTTGGTTCTATACCAGAGATGTCAGGCCGCCAGTTGATTGACTTTACGTTCGTCAACAACGAACAAGAGGTGTACTTCACTTATACCTTGCTGGATGACGCGACCATCATGCGTTTTGCGCTGAATAACTCTGGTCAAGTCAAGATACTCTTGTGGGTTGAGCGTGCACAGGATTGGGTACCAGCCCACACCAATCCCAACGACCATTGTGATGTGTATGGCATCTGTGGGCCTTTCACAATCTGCGACGAGGACAAGCTTCCTTACTGCAGCTGTATGGAGGGCTTCTCCATAAGATCGCCTGATGACTGGGAGCTAGAAGATCGAACAGGCGGCTGCATGAGAAATGCCCAATTAGATTGCAGAATCAACGACAACACAAGTATGCAAGACAGGTTCTACTCCCTGCCATGTGTCGGTTTGCCCGACAATGGCCGCAAGATAGGAGATGCTACAAATGTAGCTGGATGTGCACAAGTTTGTCTGCGCAACTGCAATTGCACTGCGTATTCCTATGGTTACAACGGATGTTTTGTTTGGGATGATGAATTAACCAATGTGAAACAGCAACGATGTGGTGATATTGGTAACAATAAGCAAGCTACTCTTTACCTCCGCCTTGCCGACAAAGAGGTGAAAAGGTTGGGAAGGAACAGGCGACGGATAATCATTGGCAGTGCCGTTGGTGCAAGTGTTGCTCTATTTGGTTTGTTGTCACTCTTCTTTCTACTGATGACTAGGAGGATGTGTGCTCACAGGATGAAAAACCTTCAAGGTGATGGTGGCATTATCATGTTCAGGTATGCTGATTTGCAACGTGCAACAAAAAACTTCTCTGAGAAGCTAGGGACAGGTGGTTTTGGTTCTGTATTCAAGGGGGTTCTAAATGACTCGTCTGCAATAGCAGTTAAAAGGCTTGATGGTGCTCGTCAAGGCGAGAAGCAATTCAGAGCTGAAGTGAGATCAATTGGGACCATTCAGCATAtcaatttagttaaactaattggtTTCTGTACCGAGGGTGATAGGAGGCTGATTGTCTATGAACACATGCAAAATCGTTCTCTTGATGCCCATTTATTTCATAGTAATGCTACAGGCTTAAAATGGAGCATCAGGTATCAAATTGCTATCGGAGTTGCTAGAGGACTGGCCTACTTGCATGATAGTTGCAGGGATTGTATTATACATTGTGATATTAAGCCAGAGAACATACTCCTCGATGCATCATTTGCTCCAAAGATCGCAGACTTTGGGATGGCAAAGTTTCTTGGAAGGGACTTTAGTCGAGTTCTCACTACAATGAGAGGAACTATAGGATATCTTGCACCTGAATGGCTTAGTGGAACTCTTATTACAGCAAAAGTCGATGTATACAGCTATGGCATGGTTCTGTTGGAAATTGTATCAGGAAAGAGGAACTCAGGTACACAGTGTACAACCGATGACGATGATGTCTATTTCCCTGTGCAAGTCGTAAATAAACTACTGCAGGGGGGTGCGGGAAGTTTGATGGACAGCAATCTGCACGATGATGTCCATTTGGACCAGGTGGAAAGAGCTTTGAAGGTTGCGTGTTGGTGTATTCAAGATCATGAGTTTGATCGACCCACAATGGGTGAAGTAGTTCAATATCTTGAAGGTTTTCTTGAAGTCAACATACCCCCAATGCCAAGACTACTTGAAGCTATTGCAGGGAGTGCACACTCGAAAT CCGATTGGTACCTGGACCAAGCTTCACAAGAGGGGGGACTGAAAGATGATGGAGGCAGTGCGCCACACCATGCAGCTCACCCATGA
- the LOC123053282 gene encoding ubiquitin carboxyl-terminal hydrolase MINDY-3 isoform X1, translating to MGDRDEEEELQMALRMSLHGSPPAQPEPKRSKPPSPAGESPEAEARRKQRELMAAAAEKRLRAVAPPAAVAPPVTVAPPVTVAPPAAVVVPPPSQPTAVVAEQPSAPEDVKVESESTVVPMEDVKEAEVELEVDVGEEEKGEELHPELAEKLWLMVFGSGVSKAVLAQWSNQGIRFSSDPETAMGLVQHEGGPCGVLATVQAYVLKYLLFFSDNLGNPEVSDPSFALGQRRFYQSSFAARDDFSSLTEDGKTRALVHAMVEILFLCGTGKRAVVAFIGGVIREQKVDAALEGISVESAIDFQKVLRIITFTSRKDAFNMLLANIPLFRSRLGAMLFLISSLLSRGLDCIQADRDDPSQPLVTAPFGHASQEIVNLLLCGEAVPNVFDGKMDLGGGMSLKGIPSDVEVGFLTLLESLNLCKVGQYLKCPKWPIWVVGSESHYTVLFALNPNVQEENELEERESKIRRAFDAQDQSGGGGFIAVEGFQQVLRDTDITFPSDKLDDLCNAGVIVWSEFWQALLQLDKRAGGMKDPTGLMGKKQFTIYHFNGIAKSVLNGSGNTGGSTPIQRPRICKLNVSVPPRWTQDEYLADVVSSSASGSKNDSVLSLAPPVQTACQHAPLVDCIRTRWPRAACSWSGDVPSIV from the exons ATGGGGgatcgggacgaggaggaggagctccagaTGGCGCTCCGCATGAGCCTCCACGGCTCGCCGCCGGCGCAGCCCGAGCCCAAGCGCAGCAAGCCCCCATCGCCCGCCGGGGAGTCGCCTGAGGCGGAGGCACGCCGCAAGCAGCGCGAgctcatggccgccgccgccgagaagcgcctccgcgccgtcgccccgcctgccgccgtcgccccgcccgtCACCGTCGCCCCGCCCGTCACCGTCGCCCCGCCCGCCGCCGTCGTGGTGCCGCCGCCGTCCCAGCCGACGGCCGTGGTGGCGGAGCAACCTTCCGCCCCGGAGGACGTGAAGGTGGAGTCGGAATCAACCGTGGTACCTATGGAGGATGTGAAGGAGGCGGAAGTGGAGTTGGAGGTTGATGTGGGAGAGGAGGAGAAAGGGGAGGAGTTGCATCCGGAGCTCGCTGAGAAGCTCTGGCTCATGGTGTTTGGGAGTGGGGTTTCAAAGGCAGTGCTGGCGCAGTGGAGCAATCAGGGTATCAG GTTCAGCTCTGACCCAGAAACAGCTATGGGACTGGTACAACATGAAGGTGGCCCTTGTGGTGTCTTAGCTACAGTGCAG GCATATGTCCTTAAATATCTTCTGTTTTTCTCTGATAATTTGGGTAACCCAGAGGTCAGTGATCCATCATTTGCTCTTGGACAAAGACGATTTTATCAGAGTTCTTTTGCTGCAAGGGATGATTTTTCTTCTCTTACCGAGGATGGAAAGACGAG AGCATTGGTTCATGCTATGGTGGAAATTCTATTTTTATGTGGAACTGGGAAAAGAGCTGTTGTGGCATTCATTGGAGGTGTCATTCGTGAG CAGAAAGTTGATGCTGCTTTGGAAGGCATTTCTGTTGAATCGGCAATTGATTTCCAGAAAGTTCTTAGAATAATTACATTTACCTCAAGGAAGGATGCATTCAACATGCTTCTGGCAAACATTCCTCTGTTTCGAAGTCGACTGGGTGCCATGTTATTTCTTATCTCTTCTTTACTTTCACGGGGACTG GATTGTATCCAAGCAGATAGGGATGATCCAAGCCAACCATTGGTCACAGCTCCATTTGGGCATGCTTCTCAG GAAATTGTAAATTTATTGCTTTgtggagaggctgtcccaaatgtATTTGATGGCAAGATGGACCTTGGTGGCGGCATGTCCCTGAAAGGCATTCCAAGTGATGTTGAAGTTGGGTTCCTTACCCTTCTGGAATCACTAAATTTGTGCAAGGTTGGTCAGTACCTAAAGTGCCCGAAATGGCCTATATGGGTGGTGGGAAGTGAAAGTCACTACACTGTCCTTTTTGCCCTAAATCCCAACGTCCAAGAGGAGAATGAGCTGGAAGAGCGTGAATCCAAAATTAGGAGGGCATTTGATGCGCAAGACCAGAGTGGAGGTGGAGGCTTTATTGCGGTGGAGGGATTCCAGCAAGTTCTGAGGGACACCGACATAACATTTCCTTCTGACAAGCTCGACGATCTCTGTAATGCGGGCGTTATAGTATGGAGTGAGTTCTGGCAGGCACTGCTTCAGTTGGATAAAAGGGCTGGAGGCATGAAAGATCCAACTGGCCTTATGGGCAAGAAGCAATTCACTATCTACCACTTCAATGGAATTGCCAAGTCAGTGCTTAATGGGAGTGGAAACACAGGAGGCTCAACTCCAATACAAAGACCTAGGATATGCAAGTTAAATGTGAGCGTCCCACCTAGGTGGACGCAGGATGAATATCTAGCTGATGTTGTAAGCTCATCGGCCAGCGGCAGCAAGAatgacagtgttctttctcttGCTCCACCAGTTCAGACTGCTTGTCAGCATGCGCCACTAGTGGACTGCATTAGAACTCGATGGCCACGGGCAGCTTGCAGCTGGTCTGGAGATGTGCCGAGTATCGTCTGA
- the LOC123053282 gene encoding ubiquitin carboxyl-terminal hydrolase MINDY-3 isoform X2, producing MGDRDEEEELQMALRMSLHGSPPAQPEPKRSKPPSPAGESPEAEARRKQRELMAAAAEKRLRAVAPPAAVAPPVTVAPPVTVAPPAAVVVPPPSQPTAVVAEQPSAPEDVKVESESTVVPMEDVKEAEVELEVDVGEEEKGEELHPELAEKLWLMVFGSGVSKAVLAQWSNQGIRFSSDPETAMGLVQHEGGPCGVLATVQAYVLKYLLFFSDNLGNPEVSDPSFALGQRRFYQSSFAARDDFSSLTEDGKTRALVHAMVEILFLCGTGKRAVVAFIGGVIREKVDAALEGISVESAIDFQKVLRIITFTSRKDAFNMLLANIPLFRSRLGAMLFLISSLLSRGLDCIQADRDDPSQPLVTAPFGHASQEIVNLLLCGEAVPNVFDGKMDLGGGMSLKGIPSDVEVGFLTLLESLNLCKVGQYLKCPKWPIWVVGSESHYTVLFALNPNVQEENELEERESKIRRAFDAQDQSGGGGFIAVEGFQQVLRDTDITFPSDKLDDLCNAGVIVWSEFWQALLQLDKRAGGMKDPTGLMGKKQFTIYHFNGIAKSVLNGSGNTGGSTPIQRPRICKLNVSVPPRWTQDEYLADVVSSSASGSKNDSVLSLAPPVQTACQHAPLVDCIRTRWPRAACSWSGDVPSIV from the exons ATGGGGgatcgggacgaggaggaggagctccagaTGGCGCTCCGCATGAGCCTCCACGGCTCGCCGCCGGCGCAGCCCGAGCCCAAGCGCAGCAAGCCCCCATCGCCCGCCGGGGAGTCGCCTGAGGCGGAGGCACGCCGCAAGCAGCGCGAgctcatggccgccgccgccgagaagcgcctccgcgccgtcgccccgcctgccgccgtcgccccgcccgtCACCGTCGCCCCGCCCGTCACCGTCGCCCCGCCCGCCGCCGTCGTGGTGCCGCCGCCGTCCCAGCCGACGGCCGTGGTGGCGGAGCAACCTTCCGCCCCGGAGGACGTGAAGGTGGAGTCGGAATCAACCGTGGTACCTATGGAGGATGTGAAGGAGGCGGAAGTGGAGTTGGAGGTTGATGTGGGAGAGGAGGAGAAAGGGGAGGAGTTGCATCCGGAGCTCGCTGAGAAGCTCTGGCTCATGGTGTTTGGGAGTGGGGTTTCAAAGGCAGTGCTGGCGCAGTGGAGCAATCAGGGTATCAG GTTCAGCTCTGACCCAGAAACAGCTATGGGACTGGTACAACATGAAGGTGGCCCTTGTGGTGTCTTAGCTACAGTGCAG GCATATGTCCTTAAATATCTTCTGTTTTTCTCTGATAATTTGGGTAACCCAGAGGTCAGTGATCCATCATTTGCTCTTGGACAAAGACGATTTTATCAGAGTTCTTTTGCTGCAAGGGATGATTTTTCTTCTCTTACCGAGGATGGAAAGACGAG AGCATTGGTTCATGCTATGGTGGAAATTCTATTTTTATGTGGAACTGGGAAAAGAGCTGTTGTGGCATTCATTGGAGGTGTCATTCGTGAG AAAGTTGATGCTGCTTTGGAAGGCATTTCTGTTGAATCGGCAATTGATTTCCAGAAAGTTCTTAGAATAATTACATTTACCTCAAGGAAGGATGCATTCAACATGCTTCTGGCAAACATTCCTCTGTTTCGAAGTCGACTGGGTGCCATGTTATTTCTTATCTCTTCTTTACTTTCACGGGGACTG GATTGTATCCAAGCAGATAGGGATGATCCAAGCCAACCATTGGTCACAGCTCCATTTGGGCATGCTTCTCAG GAAATTGTAAATTTATTGCTTTgtggagaggctgtcccaaatgtATTTGATGGCAAGATGGACCTTGGTGGCGGCATGTCCCTGAAAGGCATTCCAAGTGATGTTGAAGTTGGGTTCCTTACCCTTCTGGAATCACTAAATTTGTGCAAGGTTGGTCAGTACCTAAAGTGCCCGAAATGGCCTATATGGGTGGTGGGAAGTGAAAGTCACTACACTGTCCTTTTTGCCCTAAATCCCAACGTCCAAGAGGAGAATGAGCTGGAAGAGCGTGAATCCAAAATTAGGAGGGCATTTGATGCGCAAGACCAGAGTGGAGGTGGAGGCTTTATTGCGGTGGAGGGATTCCAGCAAGTTCTGAGGGACACCGACATAACATTTCCTTCTGACAAGCTCGACGATCTCTGTAATGCGGGCGTTATAGTATGGAGTGAGTTCTGGCAGGCACTGCTTCAGTTGGATAAAAGGGCTGGAGGCATGAAAGATCCAACTGGCCTTATGGGCAAGAAGCAATTCACTATCTACCACTTCAATGGAATTGCCAAGTCAGTGCTTAATGGGAGTGGAAACACAGGAGGCTCAACTCCAATACAAAGACCTAGGATATGCAAGTTAAATGTGAGCGTCCCACCTAGGTGGACGCAGGATGAATATCTAGCTGATGTTGTAAGCTCATCGGCCAGCGGCAGCAAGAatgacagtgttctttctcttGCTCCACCAGTTCAGACTGCTTGTCAGCATGCGCCACTAGTGGACTGCATTAGAACTCGATGGCCACGGGCAGCTTGCAGCTGGTCTGGAGATGTGCCGAGTATCGTCTGA